Sequence from the Actinocatenispora sera genome:
TCGCGAAGCCCACCGCCGGCAGCAGCGCCGCCGCGGTGTTGAGTGCGGCCTGGACGTGCTCGTTCAGGCCGGACAGCAGCGACTGGATCGCGCTCCCACCGAACCGCAGCACCAGGAACGTCGGGATCGCGTACGCGAGGAAGTGCACCGCGTTTCCGGCCCAGACGACGGCCATGATCGATCTTCCGCGTGCCTCCGCAGCGGCCCGGTCGGCGCGGTGCACCAGGAACGAGCAGACCGTCTTCGCGAACAGTTCGAAGAACGTACCCACCACGGCGGCCGGGATGGCCGCCACCAGCGCCGCCTGCACTCCGTGCCCGCTGCCCACCGCGAGGGCGGTCCCGATCGCCGCGCCGATGGCGACGTTCGGCGGGACGGATCCGCCGATCGGCGACGCGCCGATGAAGACGAGTTCGAGCGAGCCGCCGACGATGATCCCGGTCTGCAGATCACCCAGGATCAGGCCGACGATCGGGCCCAGGACGATGGGACGTTCGAGGCCTGGATCGCCACCGATCCGGCGCGCGAGATAGGCCAGGGCGACCACGACTGCGATCAACGCGGCTTGGGCCAAGCTCATGCGGGCACACCTCCTTCACGAATCTGCGAACCCAGGTTCCGGATCCCGGCCTGGGCTGACACGACTACTCGGCGGGCGAGTTCGGCGGCCGGCGTGGTCTCGGCGCCGAACAGCGCATCGATCAGCATCGGCAGGTTGGCCCCGGTGACGACCTCGGCCCGGCCGGCCAGCGCCTCGCCGAGCGCGACGCGGGCCGGGGAACCGCCGGCGACATCCGCCAGCA
This genomic interval carries:
- a CDS encoding PTS sugar transporter subunit IIC, with product MSLAQAALIAVVVALAYLARRIGGDPGLERPIVLGPIVGLILGDLQTGIIVGGSLELVFIGASPIGGSVPPNVAIGAAIGTALAVGSGHGVQAALVAAIPAAVVGTFFELFAKTVCSFLVHRADRAAAEARGRSIMAVVWAGNAVHFLAYAIPTFLVLRFGGSAIQSLLSGLNEHVQAALNTAAALLPAVGFAILLSVLYNKMLFPLFFVGFAVAAYTDFSVIGIAMLATALVAVIMRRFSSSAAAPPPAPAVPAAPAEKDADSAPAPVTTRLV
- a CDS encoding PTS sugar transporter subunit IIA; translated protein: MTQILVVGHGDFATTLVETARMLTGTAGRAVAVPFPVGTGVDELTAQVSAALDTLVAAGGAGADPERVLVLADVAGGSPARVALGEALAGRAEVVTGANLPMLIDALFGAETTPAAELARRVVVSAQAGIRNLGSQIREGGVPA